From the genome of Acidobacteriota bacterium, one region includes:
- a CDS encoding 3-isopropylmalate dehydratase codes for MPRVVLSLGDDISTDIIYPGRFMATVLPSETPQYAFTDMAEFNAKLRKKEVPAGSVIIAGKNFGCGSSREQAVSCLKGHELIVIAKDFARIFLQNSINLGLKTIVCPGIEASEGDELDITADKVINRASGKQFEIVPLPAARQVIIDAGGLIPYTRQKLLR; via the coding sequence ATGCCCAGGGTCGTCTTGAGCTTAGGGGATGACATTTCGACTGACATCATCTATCCGGGAAGGTTCATGGCAACGGTTCTTCCATCAGAGACCCCGCAGTATGCCTTTACCGATATGGCCGAATTCAACGCGAAGCTCAGGAAGAAAGAGGTTCCTGCGGGAAGTGTCATCATCGCCGGTAAGAACTTCGGCTGTGGGTCCTCGCGGGAGCAAGCCGTTTCCTGCCTTAAAGGCCATGAACTCATCGTTATCGCGAAAGATTTTGCCAGGATATTTCTCCAGAATTCGATCAATCTCGGATTGAAGACCATCGTATGCCCAGGGATCGAAGCCTCGGAAGGGGATGAACTGGACATAACAGCCGATAAGGTCATCAACCGGGCGTCGGGCAAGCAATTTGAAATAGTACCTCTGCCTGCGGCACGCCAGGTCATCATAGACGCCGGCGGCCTCATCCCGTACACCCGCCAGAAACTTCTGCGCTAG